A window of Gemmatimonadaceae bacterium contains these coding sequences:
- the asd gene encoding aspartate-semialdehyde dehydrogenase, with translation MTSAPSQKRRVAILGATGAVGQAFVRLLADHPWFEIAALAASERSAGKSYAEAVRWVGDDAPPAGVAGMPVLPCDPAALDAELVFSALDATAAGEVEPAFARAGRIVLSNAKNYRMESDVPLLIPEVNPHHLEVLPAQRDRHGWTGAIVTNANCASIPAAMVLAPLHQKFGVRRLFMATLQAVSGAGYPGVPSLDILGNVIPFIRDEEPKIEIEVNKMLGHVSQGAIRPAPFAVTAHANRVPVEHGHTVCMSVEFEQSAGPDEVKAVLREWTGAEEARHLPTSPARALVLRDEPDRPQPRRDRMEGNGMAVVVGRVRRDPVFHVKLVAMAHNIIRGAAGASVLNAELMAARGLLGRP, from the coding sequence ATGACCTCCGCTCCCTCGCAGAAGCGCCGCGTGGCCATTCTCGGCGCCACCGGCGCCGTCGGCCAGGCCTTCGTCCGACTGCTCGCCGATCACCCCTGGTTCGAGATCGCCGCGCTCGCTGCCTCGGAGCGTTCGGCCGGGAAGTCCTACGCGGAAGCCGTACGTTGGGTGGGCGACGATGCGCCGCCGGCCGGCGTGGCGGGCATGCCGGTGCTGCCGTGCGACCCAGCGGCGCTGGACGCCGAACTGGTGTTCTCGGCGCTCGATGCCACAGCGGCCGGCGAGGTGGAACCGGCGTTCGCCCGCGCCGGGCGCATCGTGTTGAGCAACGCCAAGAACTACCGGATGGAGTCGGACGTGCCGCTGCTCATCCCCGAGGTGAACCCGCACCACCTCGAGGTGCTGCCGGCGCAGCGCGATCGCCACGGCTGGACGGGGGCGATCGTCACCAACGCGAACTGCGCCTCCATTCCCGCCGCGATGGTCCTGGCGCCCCTGCACCAGAAATTCGGCGTGCGGCGGCTGTTCATGGCCACCCTGCAGGCCGTCTCGGGGGCCGGCTATCCGGGCGTGCCCAGCCTCGACATCCTTGGCAACGTCATCCCGTTCATACGCGACGAGGAGCCGAAGATCGAGATCGAGGTGAACAAGATGCTCGGCCACGTGAGCCAGGGCGCCATCCGGCCGGCGCCATTCGCCGTGACCGCGCACGCCAATCGGGTGCCGGTGGAGCACGGGCATACCGTCTGCATGTCGGTGGAGTTCGAGCAGAGCGCCGGCCCGGACGAGGTGAAGGCGGTGCTGCGCGAATGGACGGGCGCCGAGGAGGCCCGCCATCTGCCCACCTCGCCCGCGCGCGCCCTCGTGCTGCGCGATGAGCCCGACCGCCCGCAACCGCGGCGCGACCGGATGGAGGGCAACGGCATGGCGGTCGTAGTGGGCCGCGTGCGGCGCGATCCGGTGTTCCACGTGAAGCTGGTGGCGATGG
- a CDS encoding M20/M25/M40 family metallo-hydrolase, producing the protein MTDVVALAAELLAIQSTSGAESGAVDFVSRWLVARGWNVELQEVAPGRANVWAARSGQGVTLSTHLDTVPPYVSPRLEGNRLYGRGACDAKGIAAAMMVAAQQLADEGEHRVDLLFVVGEEKNSDGARAANHLPATSNWLINGEPTESKLASGAKGSQRVIIRTRGRAAHSAYAHLGQSAIEPMLGLLATIHDLELASDPVLGASTFNIGTIHGGTEANIVPALCEVEIMFRLVGDVTPLRAQVERWAKDRAELDWGSHIPPQRFHTLPGFETAAVSYTSDIPLLDRWGTPLLYGPGSITVAHTPDEFVDVAELRGAVDAYARMTRALLQS; encoded by the coding sequence ATGACCGACGTCGTCGCCCTCGCCGCCGAATTGCTGGCCATCCAATCGACCAGCGGCGCCGAATCCGGCGCCGTCGACTTCGTTTCCCGCTGGCTCGTGGCCCGCGGTTGGAACGTGGAATTGCAGGAAGTCGCGCCCGGACGCGCGAACGTCTGGGCAGCGCGGTCGGGTCAGGGCGTCACCCTGTCCACGCACCTCGATACCGTGCCACCCTACGTGTCGCCGCGGCTCGAAGGCAACCGCCTCTATGGTCGCGGCGCCTGCGACGCCAAGGGCATCGCCGCTGCCATGATGGTCGCGGCCCAGCAGCTCGCCGACGAAGGCGAGCACCGGGTGGATCTGCTGTTCGTGGTGGGCGAGGAGAAGAACTCCGACGGCGCGCGCGCCGCCAACCATCTGCCCGCCACCAGCAACTGGCTGATCAACGGCGAACCCACCGAGAGCAAGCTCGCCAGCGGCGCCAAGGGCTCGCAGCGCGTCATCATCCGCACCCGCGGGCGCGCCGCACACTCGGCGTACGCGCACCTGGGCCAGTCGGCCATCGAGCCCATGCTCGGTCTGCTTGCGACGATTCACGATCTCGAACTCGCGTCCGATCCGGTGCTCGGCGCCAGCACGTTCAACATCGGCACCATTCACGGCGGGACCGAGGCCAACATCGTTCCCGCGCTGTGCGAGGTGGAGATCATGTTCCGGCTCGTGGGCGACGTGACGCCGTTGCGCGCCCAGGTCGAACGATGGGCCAAGGACAGGGCCGAACTCGACTGGGGATCGCACATCCCGCCGCAGCGCTTTCACACGCTTCCTGGATTCGAGACGGCGGCGGTTTCCTACACGTCTGACATCCCGCTCCTCGATCGGTGGGGAACGCCATTGCTCTATGGGCCAGGATCGATCACCGTCGCCCATACGCCCGACGAATTCGTGGACGTCGCGGAACTCCGCGGTGCCGTCGACGCCTACGCGCGCATGACGCGCGCGCTCCTGCAGTCCTGA